From the Nocardiopsis changdeensis genome, one window contains:
- a CDS encoding helix-turn-helix domain-containing protein, protein MRELLGRISALDPQAGDAVKVIAYFDRLHGTGLEPLVRGAAALAGHPAALTDPARALSLRALPDGRLTRAPQPPPDPSWPTATAGTALLWLEVPGPAGPVLDMVLERAAVAVLDHLDRSPAPALPLAAVLTDPARGEDERLAAARRAGIGPAARRAVLAPRRGPVRLLSPGEDPGTARAGLGPAVPVADLPASLADARRALRFTAAGSGADPGPRLVRAEHLGALLPLADTVAPGDAPPPDVTALERLARTSTALIALADALATASSVRAAATALGVHHSTAQQGLERLERLLGWSVRTVPGRLRLQVALHVRRLHLPD, encoded by the coding sequence ATGAGGGAACTGCTGGGCCGCATCAGCGCACTGGACCCCCAGGCCGGGGACGCCGTCAAGGTCATCGCCTACTTCGACCGGCTGCACGGCACCGGCCTGGAACCCCTGGTGCGCGGTGCGGCCGCCCTGGCCGGGCACCCCGCCGCGCTCACGGACCCGGCCCGCGCCCTGTCCCTGCGCGCCCTGCCCGACGGCCGCCTCACCCGCGCCCCGCAGCCGCCCCCGGACCCGTCCTGGCCGACCGCCACCGCGGGGACCGCCCTGCTGTGGCTGGAGGTGCCCGGCCCCGCCGGACCGGTCCTGGACATGGTGCTGGAGCGTGCCGCGGTCGCCGTCCTGGACCACCTGGACCGCTCCCCGGCCCCCGCCCTCCCCCTGGCGGCGGTGCTCACCGACCCCGCCCGCGGCGAGGACGAGCGCCTGGCCGCGGCCCGCCGCGCAGGGATCGGGCCCGCCGCCCGCCGCGCGGTCCTGGCCCCCCGCCGGGGCCCGGTGCGCCTGCTCTCCCCCGGCGAGGACCCCGGCACCGCCCGCGCCGGGCTGGGCCCGGCCGTACCGGTCGCCGACCTGCCCGCGTCCCTGGCCGACGCGCGCCGCGCCCTGCGCTTCACCGCCGCCGGGTCGGGCGCCGACCCCGGCCCCCGCCTCGTCCGTGCCGAACACCTGGGCGCCCTGCTGCCCCTGGCCGACACCGTCGCCCCCGGCGACGCGCCCCCGCCCGACGTGACCGCCCTGGAGCGGCTGGCCCGCACCTCCACCGCCCTGATCGCCCTGGCCGACGCGCTGGCGACCGCGTCCAGCGTGCGCGCGGCCGCCACGGCGCTGGGCGTGCACCACTCCACCGCCCAGCAGGGCCTGGAACGGCTGGAACGCCTCCTGGGCTGGAGCGTGCGCACCGTCCCGGGGAGGCTGCGCCTCCAGGTGGCCCTACACGTGCGCCGCCTCCACCTGCCCGACTGA
- a CDS encoding AraC family transcriptional regulator, with protein MDALSDLLDGVRARGALFSRSLMEPPWSVRFDHALPLTLVTMVRGRAWVAPGRGGPLPLEAGDIAVLRGPGAHTVAHPADAATTCTVLSEQVCLGPDGEPLDEDVVLGVRTYGRSFDAPDLLLSGGYDVTGEVGRRLLSALPEVLVVPADACHDPLTQMILNEVDCQVPGQQVVLDRLLDLALVSTLRTWFDRPEADPPAWYTALADPVVGAALRAVHNRPDAAWTVAGLAEVCGVSRATLARDFTALVGVPPMAYLAEWRMTLAADLLRDTAETVGAIARRVGYADAFAFSAAFKRVRGVSPTDHRRGVRGSVGQVEAAHV; from the coding sequence ATGGACGCACTCTCCGACCTCCTCGACGGGGTCCGGGCCCGCGGGGCCCTGTTCAGCCGTTCCCTGATGGAGCCGCCCTGGTCGGTGCGCTTCGACCACGCCCTGCCCCTGACACTGGTCACGATGGTGCGGGGCCGGGCCTGGGTCGCTCCCGGGCGGGGCGGCCCCCTGCCGTTGGAGGCCGGTGACATCGCGGTGCTGCGCGGGCCCGGCGCCCACACCGTCGCCCACCCGGCCGACGCCGCCACCACCTGCACCGTCCTGTCGGAACAGGTCTGCCTGGGGCCGGACGGCGAGCCCCTCGACGAGGACGTCGTGCTGGGGGTGCGCACCTACGGCCGGTCGTTCGACGCCCCCGACCTGCTGCTCAGCGGCGGCTACGACGTCACCGGGGAGGTGGGGCGGCGGCTGCTGTCGGCGCTGCCGGAGGTGCTGGTGGTGCCCGCCGACGCCTGCCACGACCCGCTCACGCAGATGATCCTCAACGAGGTGGACTGCCAGGTGCCGGGCCAGCAGGTGGTGCTGGACCGGCTGCTGGACCTGGCGCTGGTCTCGACCCTGCGGACCTGGTTCGACCGGCCCGAGGCCGACCCGCCCGCCTGGTACACGGCGCTGGCCGACCCGGTGGTGGGGGCGGCGCTGCGGGCGGTGCACAACCGGCCCGACGCGGCGTGGACGGTGGCGGGGCTGGCCGAGGTGTGCGGGGTGTCGCGGGCGACGCTGGCCCGGGACTTCACGGCGCTGGTGGGGGTGCCGCCGATGGCGTACCTGGCCGAGTGGCGGATGACCCTGGCCGCGGACCTGCTGCGCGACACCGCCGAGACGGTGGGGGCGATCGCCCGCAGGGTGGGCTACGCGGACGCGTTCGCGTTCAGCGCCGCGTTCAAGCGGGTGCGCGGGGTGTCGCCGACCGACCACCGCCGGGGCGTGCGGGGGTCAGTCGGGCAGGTGGAGGCGGCGCACGTGTAG
- a CDS encoding SDR family oxidoreductase yields MTNTDPILVIGGTGTTGRRIARLLAERGRAVRVASRSAAHRFDWTDPATWDAALDGVRTAYVVPNDTEPHTPELVAAARDRGLERMVLLSARGSDDPGYYADRRNTDNGHLQGEQALSASGLEWTVLRPTWFAQNFTEGFFSPLVEAGDLRLPTGEGACPFVDADDIAEVAVAALTGDGHQGRTYELTGPRPLTLHEVARVFTAATGRTVVHTPVTPDAFIAEQTGAGVPADLAEVLADLMGPLARGREAHPSTGVEDALGRPPRSLEDTLSRRG; encoded by the coding sequence ATGACGAACACCGACCCCATCCTGGTCATCGGCGGCACCGGCACCACCGGTCGCCGCATCGCCCGCCTGCTCGCCGAGCGGGGCCGCGCCGTGCGCGTCGCCTCGCGCAGCGCGGCCCACCGCTTCGACTGGACCGACCCCGCCACCTGGGACGCCGCCCTGGACGGGGTGCGCACCGCCTACGTCGTCCCCAACGACACCGAACCGCACACCCCCGAGCTCGTCGCCGCCGCCCGGGACCGCGGCCTGGAGCGCATGGTCCTGCTCTCGGCCCGCGGCTCCGACGACCCCGGCTACTACGCCGACCGCCGCAACACCGACAACGGCCACCTCCAGGGCGAGCAGGCCCTGTCCGCCAGCGGCCTGGAATGGACCGTGCTGCGCCCCACCTGGTTCGCCCAGAACTTCACCGAGGGGTTCTTCTCTCCCCTGGTCGAGGCGGGGGACCTGCGCCTGCCCACCGGGGAGGGCGCGTGCCCGTTCGTCGACGCCGACGACATCGCCGAGGTCGCCGTCGCCGCCCTCACCGGCGACGGGCACCAGGGCCGCACCTACGAGCTGACCGGGCCGCGCCCCCTGACCCTGCACGAGGTCGCCCGGGTGTTCACCGCCGCGACCGGCCGCACGGTGGTCCACACCCCCGTCACCCCCGACGCCTTCATCGCCGAGCAGACCGGGGCCGGCGTCCCCGCGGACCTCGCCGAGGTGCTGGCCGACCTCATGGGCCCGCTGGCCCGCGGGCGCGAGGCCCACCCGTCCACCGGGGTGGAGGACGCCCTGGGCCGCCCGCCCCGCTCCCTGGAGGACACCCTCAGTCGGCGAGGGTGA